The following proteins are co-located in the Spirosoma montaniterrae genome:
- the clpB gene encoding ATP-dependent chaperone ClpB, whose product MNFNNYTIKAQEVVQHAAQMAQGNLQQTVETGHVLKAILEEDPNTVGFLAKKLSTDSKRLTLALDAIVNGYPKVSVSGGSQGIYLGNDLNAALQRAQKQMKDFGDEYVSVEMMLLGLVGGKDAVATLLNDIGFTEQTLKDAIRELRGKNNPVKDQNAEATYQSLERYGINLNKRASEGKIDPVIGRDEEIRRVLQILSRRTKNNPMLLGEPGVGKTAIVEGLAQRIVQGDVPENLKSKTIMSLDMGLLVAGAKYKGEFEERLKAVIKEVTDSEGEIVLFIDEIHTLIGAGGSGEGAMDAANLLKPALARGELHAIGATTLKEYQKYIEKDKALERRFQAVLVDEPDVPDAISILRGIKERYELHHGVRIKDDAVIAAVELSHRYISDRFLPDKAIDLMDEAAAKLRLEIDSVPEELDELNRRIMQLEIEREAIRREDDREKESLLSRQIADLNEQRTELQARWETEKASVNEGRTLKEQLDQLRIEAEQAERAGDYGKVAEIRYGRIPEMEKRLKDLTPDPSPSGEGSDRMLQEEVTSEDIAEVVAKWTGIPVSRMLQSERDKLLFLEAELGKRVAGQEEAIQVVADAVRRSRAGMQDPKRPIGSFLFLGTTGVGKTELAKALAEFLFNDDNALVRIDMSEYQERHAASRLIGAPPGYVGYDEGGQLTEAVRRKPYSVILLDEIEKAHPDVFNILLQVLDDGRLTDNKGRVANFKNTIIIMTSNIGSHIIRERFADINDTNAVQVIDDTKEEVFELLKQTLRPEFLNRIDELVMFQPLTRREMRKILDIQFRQIQHRLAEQGIALEADKEVLDFIAREGFDPQFGARPLKRVLQRRVLNALSKEILSGRIQKNAIVGMMLNEDENGTEDIIFYNLDKVVPVLE is encoded by the coding sequence ATGAACTTCAACAACTATACCATCAAGGCGCAGGAGGTCGTGCAGCACGCGGCTCAGATGGCGCAGGGCAATCTGCAACAGACCGTTGAAACCGGCCACGTGCTGAAAGCCATTCTGGAAGAAGACCCCAATACGGTCGGGTTTCTGGCGAAGAAACTTAGCACCGATAGCAAACGCCTGACCCTCGCGCTCGACGCCATCGTAAACGGCTACCCGAAAGTGTCCGTTTCGGGCGGCAGTCAGGGCATCTACCTCGGCAACGACCTGAACGCAGCTTTGCAACGCGCTCAAAAGCAAATGAAAGACTTTGGCGACGAGTACGTTAGCGTCGAAATGATGTTGCTCGGACTCGTAGGCGGTAAAGACGCCGTTGCCACGTTATTGAACGATATTGGTTTTACTGAACAGACTTTAAAAGACGCCATTCGCGAACTGCGTGGCAAGAATAACCCCGTGAAAGACCAAAACGCAGAAGCTACGTACCAATCGCTCGAACGGTACGGCATTAACCTGAACAAACGGGCCAGCGAGGGTAAAATTGACCCCGTCATTGGCCGCGACGAAGAAATACGGCGGGTGCTTCAGATTCTGAGCCGCCGAACCAAAAACAACCCGATGCTGCTGGGCGAACCCGGCGTCGGAAAAACAGCCATCGTAGAAGGGCTGGCTCAGCGCATCGTGCAGGGCGACGTGCCCGAAAACCTGAAGTCGAAAACGATTATGTCGCTCGACATGGGTTTGTTAGTGGCCGGAGCCAAATACAAAGGCGAGTTTGAAGAGCGGCTGAAGGCAGTCATCAAGGAAGTGACCGATTCGGAAGGCGAAATTGTGCTGTTCATCGATGAAATTCACACGCTCATTGGCGCGGGTGGCAGTGGTGAAGGCGCGATGGACGCGGCCAACCTGCTGAAACCCGCCCTGGCTCGTGGCGAACTCCATGCCATTGGTGCTACCACCCTGAAAGAGTATCAGAAATACATTGAGAAGGATAAGGCTCTCGAACGCCGGTTTCAGGCCGTACTGGTCGATGAACCCGACGTACCCGATGCCATTTCGATTCTGCGCGGTATCAAAGAACGCTACGAATTGCACCACGGCGTGCGTATAAAAGACGACGCCGTAATTGCCGCCGTTGAACTGTCGCACCGCTATATTTCAGACCGTTTTCTGCCCGACAAAGCCATTGACCTCATGGACGAAGCGGCTGCGAAACTGCGCTTAGAGATTGATTCGGTGCCCGAAGAATTGGACGAGTTGAACCGGCGCATCATGCAGTTGGAAATTGAGCGCGAAGCCATCCGGCGCGAAGACGACCGCGAGAAAGAGAGCCTGCTGAGCCGACAAATTGCCGACCTCAACGAGCAGCGCACCGAATTGCAGGCCCGCTGGGAAACCGAAAAAGCATCGGTCAACGAAGGTCGGACACTGAAAGAACAACTCGATCAGCTCCGCATCGAAGCCGAACAGGCCGAACGCGCAGGCGACTACGGCAAAGTGGCCGAAATCCGCTACGGGCGCATTCCAGAAATGGAAAAACGGTTGAAGGACCTCACCCCCGACCCCTCTCCGTCGGGAGAGGGGAGCGACCGGATGCTCCAGGAAGAAGTTACGTCGGAAGACATCGCCGAAGTGGTGGCGAAATGGACGGGTATTCCGGTGAGCCGGATGCTACAGTCAGAGCGCGACAAATTGCTGTTTCTTGAAGCTGAATTGGGCAAACGCGTAGCTGGTCAGGAAGAAGCCATTCAGGTGGTGGCCGATGCCGTGCGCCGGAGCCGGGCCGGTATGCAGGACCCCAAACGGCCCATCGGTTCGTTCCTGTTCCTCGGCACTACGGGCGTCGGTAAAACCGAATTGGCGAAGGCATTAGCCGAGTTCCTGTTCAACGATGATAACGCACTGGTTCGGATTGATATGTCTGAATATCAGGAGCGTCATGCCGCCAGCCGGTTAATTGGTGCCCCTCCGGGCTACGTGGGCTACGACGAAGGTGGTCAGCTAACCGAAGCCGTGCGCCGGAAACCATACAGCGTAATTCTGCTGGACGAAATCGAGAAAGCGCACCCCGACGTGTTCAATATTTTGTTGCAGGTGCTCGACGACGGACGCCTGACCGACAACAAAGGGCGCGTGGCAAATTTCAAGAACACGATTATCATCATGACCTCGAACATCGGGTCGCACATCATCCGCGAACGGTTCGCCGACATCAACGATACGAACGCCGTGCAGGTGATTGACGACACGAAAGAAGAAGTGTTCGAGTTGCTGAAACAGACCCTGCGGCCCGAATTCCTGAACCGGATTGATGAATTGGTGATGTTCCAGCCGTTGACCAGACGCGAGATGCGGAAAATTCTGGACATTCAGTTTCGGCAGATTCAACACCGTTTGGCCGAGCAGGGCATCGCACTCGAAGCCGACAAAGAGGTGCTCGACTTCATTGCCCGCGAAGGTTTCGACCCGCAGTTTGGTGCCCGCCCGCTGAAGCGCGTACTGCAACGGCGCGTGCTGAACGCCCTCTCGAAAGAGATTCTGTCGGGCCGCATTCAGAAGAACGCCATCGTGGGCATGATGCTCAACGAAGACGAGAACGGCACCGAAGACATCATCTTCTACAACTTAGACAAGGTGGTGCCGGTGTTGGAGTAA
- the tnpA gene encoding IS200/IS605 family transposase, with the protein MPNTYTQIYIQTVFAVKHRHGLIRAEWEQSLYKYMTGIVQKQGHKLIAINGMPDHVHAFVGLNPKQAVSELVQYLKMDSSKWINENKLTMGRFEWQTGYGAFSYGHSQIDDVVKYIQNQKQHHNRRTFLDEYAAFLHRFNVPYDERYVFKPVED; encoded by the coding sequence ATGCCAAACACCTATACCCAGATTTACATTCAAACCGTTTTTGCCGTTAAACACCGACATGGCTTGATTAGAGCCGAATGGGAGCAAAGCTTGTACAAATACATGACGGGCATTGTGCAGAAGCAAGGGCATAAGCTCATTGCCATCAACGGTATGCCAGACCATGTACATGCATTCGTTGGTTTGAATCCGAAACAAGCTGTTTCTGAATTGGTCCAATACCTCAAAATGGACTCGTCAAAGTGGATTAATGAGAATAAACTTACGATGGGCCGCTTTGAATGGCAGACGGGCTACGGCGCATTTTCATACGGTCATTCGCAGATTGACGACGTTGTTAAGTACATTCAGAACCAGAAACAACACCATAACAGGCGAACGTTTCTGGACGAATACGCAGCATTTTTACACAGATTTAACGTACCCTACGACGAGCGTTATGTATTTAAGCCCGTAGAAGATTGA
- a CDS encoding PQQ-binding-like beta-propeller repeat protein, producing MNRLLPFTLVLVFIASAANRWIVEPAPDTDWAEYNGDGARSHYSLLSQIDARNVGQLRVAWTYASGGADTTQHRTQMQCNPIVIDGVLYGVSAGTQAFALDAATGRERWKTRLTDTGGTTSRGVTYWTDGRDKRIFFGAGKWLYALDAQTGELILSFGEQGRINLKKGLERPGADEYVASNTPNTVYKNLLIVGVRVAETETALLGDIRAFDVRTGRLVWTFRTIPQPGELGYETWSPRPARQYIGGANAWAGMAIDRQRGIVYIPTGSAAYDFYGGNRKGNNLFANCLLALDAATGRRLWHYQLVHHDVWDRDPPAPPNLLTVVQNGHDGQPRRIDAVAQITKQGYVFLFDRVTGKPLFPVIEQPVATVGVPGEQLSPTQPIPTKPYFARQSFTVNDINSFAAHRDSLTGVLQKAQTGRAYIPITNQMTVFFPGTDGGGQWGGAAVDPQGMMYVPSKEIPVYTSLVKRKPKAAGVTVSGAQLYALRCASCHGADRRGNHDGSYPSLVAVQQRLSDAQIDEVLQKGRGMMPSFVHLPEAERRAIIDFLTQKTDQKAVRTTQTTGVPYQHTGYNRWYDASGYPVSTPPWGTLTALDLNTGERRWQVPLGEYPELTKRGIPPTGTDNYGGPLITASKLLFIAASRDERFRAFDAQTGKVLWQAQLPAAGYASPSTYAAAGKQYIVIACGGGKLKTKSGDRYVAFALP from the coding sequence ATGAACCGCCTACTGCCATTTACGCTCGTTCTCGTTTTTATTGCGTCAGCCGCCAATCGCTGGATTGTTGAACCAGCACCCGACACCGACTGGGCCGAGTATAACGGCGACGGGGCGCGTAGTCACTACAGCCTGCTTAGCCAGATTGACGCCCGCAACGTCGGGCAGTTGCGCGTAGCCTGGACGTATGCATCGGGCGGGGCCGATACAACGCAGCACCGAACGCAGATGCAGTGCAATCCGATTGTCATCGATGGCGTTTTGTATGGCGTTTCGGCTGGTACACAGGCGTTTGCACTTGATGCGGCAACGGGTCGCGAACGCTGGAAAACCCGCCTGACCGATACCGGTGGTACGACCAGCCGGGGCGTTACATACTGGACTGATGGACGAGATAAACGCATTTTTTTCGGAGCCGGAAAATGGCTGTACGCGCTTGATGCCCAAACGGGCGAACTCATTTTGTCGTTTGGCGAACAGGGGCGTATCAACCTGAAAAAAGGATTGGAACGCCCCGGTGCCGACGAGTACGTGGCGTCGAATACGCCCAATACGGTCTACAAAAATCTGTTGATAGTAGGCGTTCGCGTGGCTGAAACCGAAACGGCTTTGCTGGGCGACATTCGCGCTTTCGATGTGCGAACGGGTCGGTTAGTCTGGACGTTCCGCACTATTCCGCAGCCGGGTGAGCTGGGTTACGAAACCTGGTCGCCCCGACCCGCGCGGCAGTATATTGGCGGTGCCAATGCCTGGGCAGGTATGGCTATCGACCGGCAGCGCGGTATTGTTTACATTCCTACTGGCTCGGCGGCTTACGATTTTTATGGGGGCAATCGAAAAGGTAATAATCTGTTTGCCAACTGCTTACTGGCATTAGACGCGGCAACGGGCCGGCGACTTTGGCATTACCAGCTTGTACATCACGACGTATGGGACCGTGACCCGCCTGCGCCCCCCAACTTGCTGACGGTGGTGCAGAATGGCCACGACGGACAACCCCGGCGCATTGACGCGGTGGCGCAAATCACCAAGCAGGGCTATGTGTTTTTGTTCGACCGGGTGACGGGCAAACCGTTGTTTCCAGTTATCGAACAACCCGTTGCCACTGTAGGTGTGCCGGGCGAACAACTCAGCCCAACACAGCCCATTCCGACGAAGCCGTACTTTGCCCGGCAATCGTTTACCGTCAATGATATTAATTCGTTTGCGGCCCACCGCGATTCATTGACAGGTGTGCTGCAAAAGGCTCAAACGGGCCGGGCCTACATCCCGATCACTAACCAGATGACTGTTTTTTTTCCTGGGACCGATGGGGGCGGGCAGTGGGGCGGGGCCGCCGTTGACCCACAGGGAATGATGTATGTGCCGTCGAAAGAAATACCGGTCTACACCTCGTTGGTAAAGCGAAAGCCAAAAGCGGCTGGCGTCACCGTTTCCGGTGCACAACTGTATGCTCTGCGTTGCGCATCATGCCACGGAGCCGACCGGCGCGGCAACCACGATGGCTCGTATCCATCGTTAGTGGCGGTTCAGCAACGACTGTCTGACGCGCAGATTGACGAGGTTTTGCAAAAAGGGCGCGGTATGATGCCGTCGTTTGTTCATCTGCCCGAAGCCGAACGACGGGCTATCATTGATTTTCTAACTCAGAAAACAGACCAGAAAGCCGTGCGTACCACCCAGACAACGGGCGTTCCGTATCAGCATACGGGCTACAACCGCTGGTACGATGCCAGCGGCTATCCGGTCAGTACACCACCCTGGGGCACGCTGACGGCCCTCGACCTGAACACGGGCGAACGACGCTGGCAGGTGCCGCTGGGCGAATACCCTGAATTGACGAAACGCGGCATTCCGCCAACTGGCACTGATAACTACGGCGGGCCGCTGATTACAGCCAGTAAGCTGTTGTTTATTGCCGCCAGCCGCGATGAGCGGTTTCGGGCATTCGACGCGCAAACGGGAAAGGTGCTTTGGCAGGCACAGCTACCAGCCGCCGGATATGCGTCGCCGAGTACCTATGCGGCAGCAGGAAAACAGTACATTGTCATCGCCTGCGGGGGCGGTAAACTTAAAACCAAATCTGGCGACCGCTATGTGGCGTTTGCGTTGCCTTAA
- a CDS encoding alpha-L-fucosidase, giving the protein MSKLIYSIVALAVSLLTANLASAQPKQLSPRPTPRQLAWQQLETTAFLHFTVNTFTDKEWGEGTEDPQIFNPTQLDARQWIRTLRDAGFRMAIITAKHHDGFCLWPSKLTEHSVKNSPWKNGKGDVVREVADACREFGLKFGVYLSPWDRHEPRYGTAAYNDYYKAQLRELLTNYGPIAEVWFDGAKGENAKDMTYDFDGYWALVRELQPQAVMFSDAGPDVRWVGNEAGNAGETCWSMINTEGMAPGVADAKYLNTGDPTGKRWIPAETDVSIRPGWFYHPAEDTNVRSAQNLVNLYYQSVGRNSLLLLNVPPNRDGLFSEPDIESLKAFRRILNETFKTNLVAKDAKLTDSKLATFVTLQANQPLTINLNGEQTFDRLSIQENIASGQRVASGRVDYWNGSDWQSLATFTTVGYKRLLRFPAIKTSRIRLTFTNASGPVELAEVGAFKASAGEGSAK; this is encoded by the coding sequence ATGTCGAAACTAATTTACTCAATAGTCGCGCTTGCGGTTAGTTTGCTCACTGCCAATCTTGCTTCAGCCCAACCTAAGCAACTATCTCCCCGGCCAACGCCACGCCAACTGGCCTGGCAGCAGTTGGAAACAACGGCTTTTCTGCATTTTACGGTCAATACGTTTACCGACAAAGAATGGGGCGAAGGCACTGAAGATCCACAGATTTTCAACCCAACCCAACTCGATGCCCGCCAGTGGATCAGAACCCTGCGCGATGCTGGGTTCAGGATGGCGATCATCACGGCCAAACACCACGATGGGTTCTGTTTGTGGCCCTCGAAACTAACCGAACACTCGGTGAAAAATAGTCCGTGGAAAAACGGTAAAGGCGACGTAGTACGCGAAGTAGCCGATGCCTGCCGCGAATTCGGGCTGAAATTTGGCGTCTATCTGTCGCCCTGGGACCGGCACGAACCACGTTATGGCACAGCCGCTTACAACGACTACTACAAAGCCCAACTGCGCGAACTGCTCACGAACTACGGCCCTATAGCCGAGGTATGGTTCGACGGAGCCAAAGGCGAAAACGCCAAAGACATGACCTACGATTTTGACGGCTACTGGGCATTGGTGCGGGAGTTGCAACCACAGGCCGTGATGTTTTCCGATGCTGGCCCCGATGTGCGCTGGGTGGGCAACGAAGCCGGTAATGCGGGCGAAACCTGCTGGTCGATGATTAACACGGAGGGCATGGCACCGGGCGTGGCCGACGCCAAATACCTGAACACCGGCGACCCTACCGGAAAACGCTGGATACCAGCCGAAACCGACGTGAGTATCCGTCCCGGCTGGTTTTATCATCCCGCCGAAGACACCAACGTGCGGTCAGCACAGAATTTAGTGAATCTGTATTATCAATCTGTGGGCCGAAACAGTCTGCTGCTGCTCAATGTGCCACCCAACCGGGATGGTTTATTTTCGGAGCCGGACATTGAAAGCCTGAAAGCGTTTCGGCGTATTCTGAACGAGACGTTTAAAACCAATCTGGTAGCGAAAGATGCCAAACTGACCGATAGTAAACTGGCTACATTCGTAACCTTACAAGCCAACCAGCCTCTGACCATTAACCTTAACGGCGAACAGACCTTTGATCGGCTGTCGATTCAGGAGAACATTGCCAGCGGGCAGCGCGTTGCCAGCGGACGAGTCGACTATTGGAACGGCTCCGACTGGCAATCGTTAGCTACGTTTACGACCGTCGGCTACAAGCGGCTGCTGCGGTTTCCGGCTATCAAAACCAGCCGCATCCGGCTAACGTTTACCAACGCCAGTGGCCCGGTCGAACTGGCGGAGGTAGGCGCGTTTAAGGCGTCGGCGGGGGAGGGGTCGGCGAAGTAG
- a CDS encoding NAD(P)H-dependent oxidoreductase produces the protein MSSILIQFAHPALEKSRVNQVMLRAIRDLPFVTINDLYEEYPDFDIDIDREQQLLLAHDYILLHHPMYWYSTPAMLKQWEDLTLEHGWAYGRQGVALTGKKLMNVMTIGGQREAYNEAGYNRYTVRQFLAPLEQTARLCKMTYLPPFAVHGTHRITEAGIQQAARQYRNLLIQLDAGLIDIPTVLDLPCINDIIPTDELTVNPAPQS, from the coding sequence ATGTCGTCTATACTCATTCAGTTTGCGCATCCGGCCCTCGAAAAATCGCGCGTGAACCAGGTCATGCTTCGGGCTATTCGCGATTTACCGTTCGTCACCATCAACGACCTGTATGAGGAATACCCGGACTTCGATATTGACATTGACCGCGAACAACAACTGTTGCTGGCACACGATTATATTCTGCTGCATCATCCTATGTACTGGTACAGCACCCCGGCCATGCTGAAACAATGGGAAGACCTGACGCTGGAACACGGCTGGGCCTATGGGCGTCAGGGAGTGGCACTTACGGGCAAAAAATTGATGAATGTAATGACCATTGGTGGTCAGCGCGAAGCCTACAACGAAGCGGGCTACAACCGCTACACGGTGCGGCAATTTCTGGCTCCGCTGGAGCAGACCGCCCGTTTGTGTAAGATGACCTACCTGCCACCGTTTGCCGTTCATGGCACCCACCGCATCACCGAAGCGGGCATTCAGCAGGCGGCCCGGCAATACCGCAATCTGCTGATTCAGTTAGACGCTGGCCTGATCGACATTCCCACCGTACTCGATCTACCCTGCATCAACGACATTATCCCAACCGACGAACTCACCGTTAACCCTGCTCCCCAGTCATGA
- a CDS encoding type I phosphomannose isomerase catalytic subunit, which translates to MLYPLTFETIYKDKIWGGQKIKTILGKDFSPLPNCGETWEVSDVEGNVSVVREGVLKGKSLRELVQHYKGELVGQHVYEQYGDRFPLLIKFIDANDDLSIQVHPDDELARQRGTGFGKTEMWYIMQADEGAKLNSGFNRDLTKDEYVQAVADNTIQDVLNIETAEPGDIFFLPAGRVHYIGKGLLLAEIQQTSDTTYRIYDFDRVDATTGQKRELHTEQAVDAIDYKHYDHYKTPYERKLNESVNAVTSDYFVTNVLNFNQEVEHDYTHIDSFVILICVSGGLTINAPGGYSLPLSMGQCALIPASVRNVTLVPDGDMTVLETYVP; encoded by the coding sequence ATGCTATACCCGCTTACATTCGAGACGATTTACAAAGATAAAATCTGGGGAGGTCAGAAAATAAAAACCATTTTGGGTAAAGACTTCAGTCCGCTGCCCAATTGTGGCGAAACCTGGGAAGTTTCTGACGTAGAAGGCAACGTATCGGTGGTGCGTGAAGGTGTGCTGAAAGGCAAAAGCCTGCGTGAACTGGTGCAACACTACAAAGGTGAGTTGGTTGGGCAGCACGTGTATGAGCAATACGGCGACCGGTTTCCACTGCTCATCAAATTCATCGACGCCAACGACGACCTCTCGATTCAGGTTCACCCCGACGACGAACTGGCCCGACAGCGCGGCACCGGCTTCGGCAAAACCGAGATGTGGTACATCATGCAGGCCGACGAGGGCGCGAAACTCAATTCAGGCTTCAACCGCGACCTCACAAAAGACGAGTACGTGCAGGCCGTGGCCGACAATACGATTCAGGATGTATTAAACATCGAAACCGCCGAGCCGGGCGACATCTTTTTTCTGCCCGCCGGTCGGGTACATTACATTGGCAAGGGGCTGCTGCTGGCCGAAATCCAGCAAACGTCGGACACCACCTACCGCATTTATGACTTCGACCGCGTTGATGCCACCACCGGCCAAAAACGTGAATTGCACACCGAACAGGCCGTTGATGCCATCGACTACAAACATTACGACCACTACAAAACGCCCTACGAGCGCAAACTCAACGAAAGCGTGAATGCCGTAACGAGCGATTATTTCGTTACGAACGTGCTGAATTTCAATCAGGAAGTAGAACACGACTACACGCACATCGACTCGTTCGTGATTCTGATCTGCGTATCGGGCGGCTTAACGATTAATGCACCGGGCGGCTACAGTTTGCCCCTCAGCATGGGTCAATGCGCGCTGATTCCGGCCTCCGTCCGCAACGTAACCCTCGTTCCCGACGGCGACATGACCGTGCTGGAAACGTATGTGCCGTAG
- a CDS encoding monovalent cation:proton antiporter-2 (CPA2) family protein has translation MTESILLQAIIYLAAGVIFVPLAKRLGLGSVLGYLLAGLVIGPAGLGLVGEEGGDIMHIAEFGVVIMLFLVGLELEPDLLWKMRTAILGLGGLQVVLTTLAVAGLAFLLGVPIQPAFAIGMILAMSSTAIVLQTLNEKDLMPSVAGQSTFAVLLFQDIAVIPILAILPLLATYPLPGDAAGAHEHSLLEGLPAWARMLAVLGAVAFVVVLGRYGMRPVFRVIARTGLREVFIASALLLVGGVAYLMELVGLSPALGAFVAGVVLANSEYKHELESDIDPFRGLLLGLFFIAVGASVNVGLIVSQPGLVAGLVLGSMALKALILAGLGKRFKLSTDQNLIFALALSQVGEFAFVLLSFCTQNGILEASMAGLLTAVVALSMALTPLVFLINERLLLPRIGTRSHPDRDTDTIEEKNPVLVVGFGRFGNIVGRFLRASGVGTTVLDFDSDRVDILRRIGLKVYYGDASRYDLLASAGAADAKLIIIALDTPEKSLALVETVRRHFPQLKILVRAYDRDDAYEFMDAGIEHVYRETLDSSLRMGVDAMRLLGTRAYHAERSARLFRRHDEAALAELAAVRTDRKQYFSTARRRIRELEQLISSDETDRWLREVEEGWDAETLRNEMNQMATSPTPPPPTP, from the coding sequence ATGACCGAATCCATACTATTACAGGCGATTATCTATTTAGCTGCCGGGGTAATTTTTGTGCCGTTAGCCAAACGATTAGGTTTAGGTTCGGTGCTGGGGTATCTGCTGGCCGGGCTGGTGATTGGTCCGGCGGGGCTGGGCTTAGTCGGCGAAGAAGGGGGCGACATCATGCACATTGCCGAGTTTGGCGTGGTGATTATGCTCTTTCTGGTTGGGCTGGAACTCGAACCCGACCTGCTCTGGAAGATGCGCACGGCCATTCTGGGACTGGGTGGTTTGCAGGTGGTGCTAACAACGCTGGCGGTAGCCGGGCTGGCTTTCCTGCTGGGCGTACCTATTCAACCCGCCTTCGCCATCGGCATGATTCTGGCGATGTCGTCAACGGCTATCGTGCTGCAAACCCTGAACGAAAAAGACCTCATGCCCTCGGTAGCCGGGCAGAGTACCTTTGCCGTGTTGTTGTTTCAGGACATTGCCGTAATTCCAATTTTGGCAATACTGCCGCTGCTGGCTACGTATCCGCTGCCGGGCGATGCTGCCGGGGCGCACGAACACTCGCTATTGGAGGGGTTGCCAGCCTGGGCGCGGATGTTAGCTGTGTTGGGAGCGGTAGCCTTTGTGGTAGTGCTGGGCCGCTACGGTATGCGCCCTGTGTTCAGAGTCATTGCCCGCACCGGCCTGCGCGAGGTGTTTATTGCATCGGCCCTGCTGCTGGTGGGTGGCGTGGCTTATCTGATGGAATTAGTGGGTCTAAGCCCGGCCTTAGGCGCGTTTGTGGCCGGGGTGGTACTGGCAAACAGCGAATATAAACACGAACTGGAAAGCGACATCGACCCATTCCGGGGGCTGTTGCTGGGCTTGTTTTTTATTGCGGTAGGCGCGTCGGTCAACGTGGGGCTAATTGTGAGTCAGCCGGGTTTGGTGGCTGGCTTAGTGCTGGGCAGCATGGCCCTGAAAGCTTTGATTCTGGCCGGATTAGGGAAGCGGTTTAAGCTAAGCACCGACCAGAACCTGATTTTCGCGCTGGCTCTCTCGCAGGTAGGCGAGTTTGCTTTTGTACTGCTGTCGTTCTGCACGCAGAATGGTATTCTGGAAGCGTCGATGGCGGGGCTGCTCACTGCCGTAGTGGCTCTGAGTATGGCCCTGACGCCGTTGGTCTTTCTGATTAACGAACGTCTGCTACTCCCGCGCATCGGTACGCGCAGCCATCCTGACCGCGACACCGACACCATCGAAGAGAAAAACCCGGTGCTGGTAGTGGGCTTTGGGCGGTTTGGCAACATTGTCGGGCGGTTTCTGCGAGCCAGCGGGGTTGGCACTACTGTACTTGACTTCGACTCTGACCGGGTCGATATTTTGCGCCGGATTGGGTTGAAAGTCTATTACGGCGATGCATCGCGCTACGACCTGCTGGCATCTGCCGGAGCCGCCGACGCCAAACTGATTATCATTGCGCTCGATACGCCCGAAAAATCGCTGGCATTGGTCGAAACAGTTCGGCGGCACTTTCCGCAGTTGAAAATTTTAGTGCGGGCCTACGACCGCGACGACGCTTACGAGTTCATGGATGCAGGCATCGAACACGTCTACCGCGAAACACTCGATTCGTCGCTGCGCATGGGCGTCGATGCCATGCGGCTGTTGGGTACGCGGGCCTACCATGCCGAACGGTCGGCCCGTTTGTTCAGGCGTCATGATGAAGCGGCTCTGGCCGAACTTGCCGCCGTGCGAACCGACAGGAAACAATATTTCAGCACCGCCCGCCGACGTATCCGCGAACTGGAACAATTGATTAGCTCCGACGAAACCGACCGGTGGCTCCGCGAAGTAGAAGAAGGCTGGGATGCCGAAACGCTGCGGAACGAGATGAATCAGATGGCTACTTCGCCGACCCCTCCCCCGCCGACGCCTTAA